A stretch of Acidobacteriota bacterium DNA encodes these proteins:
- a CDS encoding cytochrome c3 family protein produces MGEDQRSPSRPVFYVFPAWTNRLRAVLVVGALAGIILTCVLVWGGFSPSTLAVGYAPEQPIPYSHRLHVGELGLDCRYCHNTVETAAKAALPPVSTCMNCHNSVKTESELLEPLRRAAQEGTSVRWVRVHDLPEFVYFNHSVHLTAGVSCVSCHGRVDRMDVVRQEKPLTMGWCLDCHRDPEAQLRPRERITDLGWQPSEDPAVVGAELAKIHGIVPSTDCSTCHR; encoded by the coding sequence TTGGGCGAGGATCAAAGATCCCCGAGCCGGCCGGTTTTCTATGTATTTCCGGCCTGGACAAATCGACTGCGGGCCGTCTTGGTGGTGGGCGCTCTGGCGGGCATCATCTTGACGTGTGTCCTGGTCTGGGGCGGATTCTCCCCTTCGACCCTCGCCGTCGGCTATGCCCCGGAGCAGCCCATTCCCTACAGCCACCGGCTGCACGTTGGCGAGCTGGGGCTGGATTGCCGGTATTGCCACAACACGGTGGAGACCGCGGCGAAGGCCGCCCTGCCGCCGGTGTCCACCTGCATGAACTGCCACAACTCGGTGAAGACCGAGAGCGAGCTGCTGGAGCCGCTGCGGCGGGCCGCGCAGGAGGGCACGAGCGTCCGCTGGGTGCGGGTGCACGATTTGCCCGAATTCGTCTACTTCAATCACAGCGTTCACCTGACCGCGGGGGTCAGCTGCGTGTCCTGCCACGGCCGCGTGGACCGCATGGACGTCGTCCGGCAGGAGAAGCCCCTGACCATGGGCTGGTGCCTCGACTGTCACCGGGATCCCGAGGCCCAGCTGCGGCCCCGGGAGCGGATCACCGACCTGGGCTGGCAGCCGTCGGAGGATCCGGCGGTGGTGGGGGCGGAGCTGGCCAAGATTCACGGCATCGTGCCCTCGACGGATTGCTCCACGTGTCATCGCTAG